In Mesorhizobium sp., one DNA window encodes the following:
- a CDS encoding ferritin-like domain-containing protein, which translates to MGLFSKDIKTMDDLFVHTLRDIYYAEQQIAKNLPKMVKKATDAELKKGFEMHLEETKGHIARVEQVFEMHGVKAKAVNCPAIDGILEEAEEIAGDIADDQVLDAALIAAAQAVEHYEITRYGTLVEWAKKLGRSDCAAVLEKNLKEEIATDKKLTGLAERKINLMAAE; encoded by the coding sequence ATGGGTCTGTTTTCGAAGGACATCAAAACCATGGACGATCTCTTCGTCCACACGCTGCGTGACATCTACTATGCCGAGCAGCAGATTGCGAAGAACCTGCCGAAAATGGTGAAGAAGGCGACCGACGCCGAACTCAAAAAGGGCTTCGAGATGCATCTCGAGGAGACGAAGGGACATATCGCGCGTGTCGAACAGGTGTTCGAGATGCATGGCGTGAAGGCCAAGGCCGTCAATTGCCCGGCCATCGACGGCATTCTTGAGGAAGCCGAGGAGATCGCCGGAGACATCGCCGACGACCAGGTGCTGGATGCGGCTCTGATCGCGGCAGCCCAGGCGGTCGAGCACTACGAGATCACCCGCTACGGCACGCTTGTCGAGTGGGCTAAGAAGCTCGGTCGCAGCGACTGCGCGGCGGTGCTGGAGAAGAATCTCAAGGAAGAGATAGCCACCGACAAGAAGCTGACCGGCCTTGCCGAGCGCAAGATCAACCTGATGGCGGCCGAGTAG
- a CDS encoding DUF1850 domain-containing protein translates to MAHAAVGAGVTRLMPVCLIAGGKATAIALASFTLAWTHSVEKLRWEEDWALTEAGALQLVGARVKGSGAGMEVPDGAVLTNGVWHYRPSLPPQKALLLARSGMTDGGWEICAEDICVEIGRTTGAPAEIRACAPGEPLPGDAQ, encoded by the coding sequence GTGGCGCACGCGGCGGTTGGCGCCGGCGTCACCCGCCTGATGCCGGTCTGCCTGATCGCAGGCGGCAAGGCGACTGCGATAGCGCTCGCTTCCTTCACGCTGGCATGGACGCATTCGGTCGAAAAGCTGCGTTGGGAGGAGGACTGGGCGCTGACGGAAGCGGGAGCGCTCCAGCTTGTGGGGGCGCGCGTCAAGGGCTCAGGCGCCGGCATGGAAGTGCCGGACGGCGCGGTGCTAACGAACGGTGTATGGCACTATCGGCCGTCACTCCCGCCGCAGAAGGCTTTGTTGCTGGCCCGCTCGGGCATGACGGACGGCGGATGGGAGATCTGCGCCGAGGACATTTGCGTCGAGATCGGCCGGACGACCGGCGCGCCGGCCGAGATCAGGGCCTGCGCGCCCGGCGAGCCGCTGCCCGGCGACGCTCAGTGA
- the mbfA gene encoding iron exporter MbfA: MLSRVFGFGRRSFDSLSEQEILALAISSEEDDARIYRAYADGLADAYPNSAKVFEQMAVEEDGHRASLIELHQERFGERIPLIRREHVRGYYERKPDWLVRPLGLDKVRAMAEEMEAQAERFYLEAAKRTSDASTRNLLGALAAAEKSHETLAQRLGKEYLTGDARKEEDFAERRQFILTYVQPGLAGLMDGSVSTLAPIFAAAFATGDTWQTFVVGLSASVGAGISMGFTEAAHDDGKLSGRGSPVKRGLASGIMTAIGGLGHALPYLIPDFWTATTVAAVVVFVELWAIAFIQNRYMETPFLRAAFQVVLGGGLVFAAGVLIGNA, encoded by the coding sequence ATGCTTTCCCGTGTCTTCGGCTTCGGCCGCCGCTCGTTCGATTCGCTCAGCGAACAGGAGATCCTGGCGCTCGCGATATCCTCCGAAGAGGACGACGCCCGCATCTACCGCGCCTATGCCGACGGTCTGGCCGACGCCTATCCGAACTCGGCAAAGGTGTTCGAGCAGATGGCGGTTGAGGAAGACGGCCACCGGGCTTCTCTGATCGAGCTCCACCAGGAGCGCTTCGGCGAGCGGATCCCGCTCATCCGGCGCGAACATGTCCGCGGCTACTACGAGCGCAAGCCGGACTGGCTGGTGCGCCCGCTGGGACTCGACAAGGTCAGGGCGATGGCCGAGGAGATGGAGGCGCAGGCCGAGCGCTTCTACCTCGAGGCCGCCAAGCGCACCTCGGACGCGTCGACCCGCAACCTGCTCGGCGCGCTGGCGGCGGCCGAGAAGTCGCACGAGACGCTCGCGCAGCGTCTCGGCAAGGAGTACCTGACGGGCGACGCCCGCAAAGAGGAGGACTTCGCCGAGCGCCGGCAATTCATCCTGACCTATGTTCAGCCTGGCCTCGCCGGCCTGATGGACGGCTCGGTCTCGACGCTCGCTCCGATATTCGCCGCCGCGTTTGCCACCGGCGATACCTGGCAGACCTTCGTGGTCGGCCTGTCCGCGTCTGTCGGCGCCGGCATCTCGATGGGCTTCACCGAGGCCGCGCACGACGACGGCAAGCTTTCCGGCCGCGGTTCTCCGGTCAAGCGCGGGCTCGCCTCCGGCATCATGACCGCCATCGGCGGGCTCGGCCACGCGCTGCCCTATCTCATCCCGGATTTCTGGACCGCGACGACGGTGGCGGCGGTGGTTGTGTTCGTCGAACTCTGGGCGATCGCCTTTATCCAGAACCGCTACATGGAGACGCCGTTCCTGCGCGCCGCGTTCCAGGTCGTGCTGGGCGGTGGCCTTGTCTTCGCCGCCGGCGTGCTGATCGGCAACGCATGA
- a CDS encoding Xaa-Pro peptidase family protein, with amino-acid sequence MTVSPAKSQAAGAPFDRDKLDRLMDEAGIDVLLATSKHNVQYLLGGYRYIFFHAMDAIGHSRYLPVVIYAKGNLDKAAYVGNRMEGHEQQVNPFWTPSVFANCWGSVDAAQQAAAHLKGIGLARARIGLEPAFVPSDAWAALQSELPDATLVDATGMLERLRAIKTPEELAKLRLASELITDSMLSVFAAMREGSSKRDIVERLRCEETNRGLTFDYALITLGSSHNRAVSPQTWRKGEVMSLDSGGNYHGYIGDLCRMAVLGEPDSELRDLLAEIDQVQQAAFSRIRAGAAGGDMIAHAESVLKASPVAAYTDFFAHGMGLISHEAPFLMTNHPVAYEGVDADRPLEAGMVVSVETTMLHPTRGFIKLEDTIAVTADGYEMMGARGRGWNLGGTD; translated from the coding sequence ATGACCGTATCACCCGCGAAATCGCAAGCCGCCGGCGCGCCGTTCGACCGCGACAAGCTCGACCGTTTGATGGACGAAGCCGGCATCGACGTGCTCCTCGCCACCTCGAAGCACAATGTCCAGTATCTGCTCGGCGGCTACCGCTACATCTTCTTCCACGCCATGGATGCGATCGGTCACAGCAGGTATCTGCCCGTCGTCATCTACGCCAAGGGCAACCTCGACAAGGCCGCTTATGTCGGCAACCGGATGGAAGGCCACGAGCAGCAGGTGAACCCTTTCTGGACGCCTTCCGTCTTCGCCAATTGCTGGGGCTCTGTGGATGCCGCCCAACAGGCGGCGGCGCATCTGAAGGGTATCGGGCTGGCCAGGGCACGCATCGGCCTGGAGCCGGCTTTCGTTCCCTCCGACGCATGGGCCGCGCTGCAGTCCGAGCTTCCCGATGCCACTCTCGTCGATGCCACCGGCATGCTGGAGCGGCTGCGGGCCATCAAGACGCCGGAGGAACTGGCCAAGCTGCGCCTAGCCTCCGAGCTGATCACGGATTCGATGCTCTCGGTCTTCGCGGCGATGCGGGAAGGCTCGTCCAAGCGCGACATCGTCGAACGGCTGCGCTGCGAGGAAACGAACCGCGGGCTTACCTTCGACTATGCGCTGATCACGCTGGGATCCAGCCACAATCGCGCCGTCTCGCCCCAGACCTGGCGGAAGGGCGAGGTGATGTCGCTCGATTCCGGCGGCAACTACCACGGCTATATCGGCGACCTCTGCCGCATGGCCGTTCTGGGCGAGCCCGATTCCGAACTGCGGGATCTGCTTGCCGAGATCGACCAGGTGCAGCAGGCGGCGTTCTCGCGGATCCGGGCCGGCGCGGCGGGCGGCGATATGATCGCCCACGCGGAGTCGGTGCTGAAGGCATCTCCCGTTGCGGCCTATACCGATTTCTTCGCCCATGGGATGGGCCTGATCAGCCATGAAGCGCCGTTCCTGATGACCAATCATCCGGTCGCCTATGAAGGGGTCGACGCCGACAGGCCGCTCGAAGCCGGCATGGTCGTCTCGGTCGAGACGACCATGCTCCATCCGACGCGGGGCTTCATCAAACTTGAAGACACGATCGCGGTGACAGCGGACGGCTACGAAATGATGGGCGCACGTGGCCGAGGCTGGAACCTCGGCGGTACCGACTAG
- a CDS encoding TRAP transporter permease → MHDPLGAGFPATREGRLLFWIAVVFSLYQIATAAHLISLSSQVVRAFHVGFLLLLAFPLAASARNAPPAWRAAAWGLAAVGVFVALYQWWEYNGLILRSGDLLTRDIVVGCIALATVFTAAWLVMGPALPIISGLFLAYCLFGEYLPRPFDHRGYDLTQVIDHMAFGTEGIYGIPTYVSATYIFLFILFGSFLEKAGMIKLFTDVSLGMVGHARGGAAKVSVISSALMGTISGSGVANVVTTGQFTIPLMKRFGYRAAFAGGVEATASMGGQIMPPVMGAVAFIMAETLGVEYSEVVKAAIIPAILYFASAFWMVHLEAGKHSLLGLKRSELPSAMAALKAGWHLILPLAVLVWLLFSGYTPLFAGTVGLALTVLLILGATVALGLPNTVVRAIFWIGLGLVAASFFRFGIGAIMAAVVVLILVNLVVAGGRDTLAACRDSLADGARNALPVGVACAVVGVIVGTMTLTGVANTFGQFIVSVGENSLFLSLLLTMVTCIFLGMGIPTIPNYIITSSIAGPALLDLGVPLIVSHMFVFYFGILADLTPPVALACFAAAPIAKESGFRISLEAIKVAAAGFVIPFMAVYTPALMLQDGGALAGAIGYWPAVAYIVVKTALAIALWGVAVIGFLRVRLAWWERLLAAAAAFTLVAALPVTDEVGFALAVLFFGQHWWRTRRLAPASPA, encoded by the coding sequence ATGCACGACCCTCTCGGCGCCGGCTTTCCGGCAACGCGCGAAGGCCGCCTCCTCTTCTGGATCGCGGTTGTCTTCTCGCTCTACCAGATCGCCACCGCGGCGCACCTGATCAGCCTGTCGAGCCAGGTGGTGCGCGCGTTCCATGTCGGCTTCCTGTTGCTGCTCGCCTTTCCGCTCGCCGCCTCCGCTCGCAACGCGCCGCCCGCCTGGCGCGCAGCGGCATGGGGCCTGGCGGCCGTCGGCGTTTTCGTCGCGCTCTACCAGTGGTGGGAATACAACGGTCTCATCCTGCGCTCGGGCGATCTCCTCACGCGCGACATCGTCGTCGGCTGCATCGCGCTCGCCACGGTCTTCACGGCGGCATGGCTGGTCATGGGCCCGGCCCTGCCGATCATATCGGGCTTGTTCCTCGCCTATTGCCTGTTCGGGGAATACCTGCCGCGGCCGTTCGACCATCGCGGCTACGACCTGACTCAGGTCATAGATCACATGGCCTTCGGCACGGAAGGCATCTACGGCATCCCCACCTATGTGTCGGCGACCTATATTTTCCTGTTCATCCTGTTCGGCTCGTTCCTCGAGAAGGCAGGCATGATCAAGCTGTTCACCGACGTGTCGCTGGGGATGGTCGGGCATGCGCGGGGCGGCGCAGCGAAAGTGTCGGTCATCTCGTCGGCCCTGATGGGCACGATCTCGGGGTCGGGCGTCGCCAACGTCGTCACCACCGGCCAGTTCACCATCCCGCTGATGAAGAGGTTCGGCTATCGGGCGGCCTTCGCCGGCGGGGTCGAGGCGACCGCCTCCATGGGCGGCCAGATCATGCCGCCGGTGATGGGCGCTGTGGCCTTCATCATGGCCGAGACGCTCGGCGTCGAATATTCCGAGGTTGTCAAGGCGGCGATCATCCCGGCCATCCTCTACTTCGCCTCTGCATTCTGGATGGTACATCTCGAAGCAGGCAAGCACAGTCTGCTCGGGCTGAAGCGGTCGGAACTGCCCTCGGCGATGGCCGCGCTGAAGGCGGGATGGCATCTCATCCTGCCGCTGGCAGTGCTCGTGTGGCTGCTGTTCTCGGGCTATACGCCGCTGTTCGCCGGCACCGTCGGGCTGGCGCTGACGGTTCTCCTGATCCTCGGCGCGACGGTGGCGCTCGGCCTGCCGAACACGGTGGTCCGCGCGATCTTCTGGATCGGGCTCGGCCTTGTGGCGGCGAGCTTCTTCCGCTTTGGCATTGGTGCGATCATGGCGGCGGTCGTCGTCCTGATCCTCGTCAATCTGGTGGTTGCCGGCGGCCGAGACACGCTCGCCGCCTGCCGCGATTCGCTGGCCGATGGCGCGCGCAACGCGCTGCCGGTCGGTGTCGCCTGCGCGGTGGTCGGCGTCATCGTCGGCACGATGACGCTGACCGGCGTCGCCAACACGTTCGGACAGTTCATCGTCTCGGTCGGCGAGAACTCGCTGTTCTTGTCGCTACTCTTGACGATGGTCACCTGCATCTTCCTCGGCATGGGCATCCCGACCATCCCCAACTACATCATCACCTCGTCGATCGCCGGCCCCGCACTGCTCGACCTCGGCGTGCCGCTGATCGTCAGCCACATGTTCGTGTTCTATTTCGGCATCCTCGCCGACCTCACCCCGCCCGTCGCGCTCGCCTGCTTCGCCGCGGCGCCGATCGCCAAGGAGAGCGGGTTCAGGATCTCGCTCGAGGCGATCAAGGTGGCGGCTGCGGGCTTCGTCATCCCGTTCATGGCGGTCTATACGCCGGCGCTGATGCTACAGGACGGAGGCGCGCTGGCGGGTGCGATCGGCTACTGGCCAGCGGTCGCCTACATCGTCGTCAAGACGGCGCTCGCCATCGCGCTGTGGGGCGTGGCGGTGATCGGGTTCCTGCGGGTTCGGCTGGCCTGGTGGGAGCGATTGCTGGCGGCAGCGGCGGCCTTCACGCTGGTGGCGGCACTGCCGGTCACCGACGAGGTCGGATTCGCACTGGCGGTGCTGTTCTTCGGTCAGCACTGGTGGCGCACGCGGCGGTTGGCGCCGGCGTCACCCGCCTGA
- a CDS encoding TAXI family TRAP transporter solute-binding subunit: MKHMGARLAAAGAIAFSLVAGGAARADEFINVLAGGTSGVYYPLGAALANIYGAKIEGARTQVQATKASVENLNLLQQGKGEIAFALGDSVKFAWEGNTDAGYPGKLDKLRGIAAIYPNYIQIVASQESGIKTLADLKGKSLSVGAPKSGTELNARAILTAAGMKYEDLGKTEYLPFGESVELIKNRQLDATLQSAGLGVGSIKDLASSVAITVVAVPKADVEKIGSPYLAATIPAGTYQGQDADVETAAVGNFLITHEGVSDETAYQMTKQLFENLPDMVAAHNAAKAIDIKKALDGMPVPLHPGAERYYKEKGLM, encoded by the coding sequence ATGAAGCACATGGGAGCGCGGCTCGCGGCCGCCGGAGCAATCGCATTTTCGCTGGTGGCGGGCGGCGCCGCGCGGGCAGACGAGTTCATCAACGTGTTGGCCGGCGGCACGTCGGGCGTCTACTATCCGCTCGGTGCGGCGCTCGCCAATATTTACGGCGCCAAGATCGAGGGTGCGCGCACGCAGGTGCAGGCCACGAAGGCCTCGGTTGAGAACCTCAACCTCCTGCAGCAGGGCAAAGGCGAGATCGCCTTCGCGCTGGGCGATTCGGTCAAGTTCGCCTGGGAAGGCAACACGGATGCCGGCTATCCTGGCAAGCTCGACAAGCTGCGCGGCATCGCGGCGATCTATCCGAACTACATCCAAATCGTCGCCAGCCAGGAGTCCGGCATCAAGACCCTCGCCGATCTCAAGGGCAAGAGTCTGTCGGTCGGCGCGCCGAAGTCGGGCACCGAGCTCAATGCAAGGGCGATCCTGACGGCGGCCGGGATGAAGTATGAGGATCTCGGCAAGACCGAATACCTGCCGTTTGGCGAGTCGGTCGAGCTGATCAAGAATCGCCAGCTCGACGCCACCCTGCAGTCGGCCGGCCTCGGCGTCGGTTCGATCAAGGATCTCGCCTCGTCGGTGGCGATCACCGTCGTGGCCGTGCCCAAGGCCGATGTCGAGAAGATCGGAAGTCCGTATCTGGCGGCCACCATTCCCGCTGGCACCTATCAGGGCCAGGATGCCGACGTGGAGACCGCTGCGGTCGGCAACTTCCTGATCACGCACGAGGGCGTATCGGACGAGACGGCCTATCAGATGACCAAGCAGTTGTTCGAAAACCTTCCCGACATGGTCGCGGCGCACAATGCCGCCAAGGCGATCGACATCAAGAAGGCGCTGGACGGCATGCCGGTGCCGCTGCATCCGGGCGCGGAGCGCTACTACAAGGAAAAGGGCCTGATGTAA